The nucleotide sequence GTCCTGAATTTCCTGCGCTTCGCGGACCGCCTCGGCCACCTGCTCCGGCCCAACGACCGCGCCACCGCGCGCCGCAACATCGCCGAGCACTACGACCTCTCCAACGACTTCTTCGCCCTGTGGCTCGACGAATCCATGATGTACTCGGCCGCCCGCTGGGAACGCGCCGACGCCACCCTGCGCGAGGCCCAGGACGCCAAGAATGACGCCCTCTGCCGCCACTTGCGCCTCCAGCCCACCGACCACGTCCTCGAGATCGGCACCGGCTGGGGCGGCTGGAGCATCCACGCCGCGTCCCGGTACGGCTGCCGGGTCACCACCGTCACCATCTCCCGCCAGCAACACGACCTTGCGGTGAAACGCATCGCCGCCGCAGGTCTCGCCGACCGCATCGAGGTGCGGATGCAGGACTACCGCGACATCACCGGCGCCTTCGACAAGATCGTCTCGATTGAGATGCTTGAGGCCGTCGGACACCAATATCTCCCGGACTACGCCGCCGCCTGCCACCGCCTGCTCAAGCCCGACGGCCTGCTCGCCCTCCAGTTCATCACCGTGCCCGACCACCGTTACGCGGCGCTGCGCTCGGGCGTGGACTTCATCCAAAAGCACATCTTCCCCGGCTCGCTGCTGTTGTCGGTCAACCGGCTGAACTCGCTGCTCAGCGAAAAGGGCGGCTTCGTCCTGCACGCCTTCGACGATTTTGGCAGCGACTACGCGCAAACCCTCCGGGCCTGGCGGGCCAGCTTCGCCGCCAAGCTCGACCAGGTCCGCGCCCTCGGCTTTGACGAGCGGTTCATCCGCAAGTGGCACTACTACCTGTGCTACTGCGAGGCCGCCTTCGCCCTGCGCCACATCTCCGTCGTCCACACCCTGCACTCGCGCGCCAACAACCTCGCGCTGTCCTCCCGCGCATGATCTGGTTCCTGCGCCTCCTCTTCGTCGTCGTCATCGGCTCGATGCTCTGGGTCACGAGCTGGGCCAGCCTGCACCAGCCCCTCGGGGACTTTGCCCGCAGCGCCACGTTCCGCGACCCCTGGGTGATCGCCACCCTCTTTGATGCCTACTGGGCCTTCATCACGTTCTACGTGTGGATCGCCTGGAAGGAACAGTCCCTCGCCGCCCGCGTCCTGTGGTTCGTCGCCGTCATCCTGCTCGGCAACTTGGCGATGGCCGCCTACATGCTCCGCGAACTTTGCCCCGGCCCGGCCGATGGCCGGCTCACGGACATCTTCACCCGCCGCAATCCCGGCACCCTCCTGCTGCCCGGCCTGTTGACCGCCGCCGCCGTGGGCGTCTACCTGCTGGCGTGACCACCGCCGCTCCCGCCCGCTCTTTCTGGCAACGCCGAGTGCGGGATCCCCTGCTGGCGCTGTTCACCCAGGGCATCACCCCCGACAAGGTCGCCGCCACCCTCGCCGTCGGCACCGCCTGCTCCTTGTTTCCCTTTCTCGGCTTCACCGCCGCCCTCAACCTCGCGGTCGGACTCCGGCTGCGCATGAACCAACCCATCATGCAGGTGTTAAACCAGCTCCTCGGTCCCCTGCACCTGGTCATGATCGTCGTCTACGTCCGCCTCGGCGAATGGCTCTGGCACGCCCAGGACGAGCGCTTCACCCTCACCGAAATGCTCCGGGTCTTCCGGGAGGAAACCTTCGTCTCGTTCCTCCAGCGTTTCGGCTGGACCGGCGTCCATGCCTTCAGCGCCTGGGCCTTGACGGCCCCGCTGCTCGTGGCGGTACTCTACTACGCCCTCCGGCCCCCTCTGCGCCGGCTGGCGTCCAGCACCCGGGCCCAAGCGTAACTTTCCCCGATGGCCCCGCTCCCCCTCCTTTTCCTTGCCTTGGCCGGACTCTGCGCGCTCTTCGCGTTGCTCTGGTTGGTTTGCCGCCGCCTGGACAACTACGGGTTTGTGGACGTGGCCTGGTCGTATGCGTTCGCGGTCTTGGCGGTCTTCTACGCCTGGTTCGGCCCCGGCTGGTACCTGCGCCGCTTCACCCTGGCCGCCATGGCCTTGCTCTGGAGCCTGCGGTTGGGCACCCACCTGCTGAAACGCGTGGCAGCCCACCATCCCGTCGAGGACGGCCGCTACCTGCAGTTGCGCAAGGATTGGGCCGGCAACTTCGGGCCGAAGATGTTTGGATTTTTCCAGCTCCAAGCCGCGTCCGTCGTGCTGCTCGGCGCGGCGTTTCTCCTGCCGGTGTTCAATCCCGCCCCGCGCTTCCACCTGCTGGAAATCATCGGCGTCTGCCTGTGGTTCGCCGCGCTCTACGGTGAAGCCATGGCCGACGCCCAGCTCGCGGGATTCAAGCGCAACGCGGCCAACAAGGGCCAGGTGTGCGCCGTCGGTCTCTGGCGCTTCAGCCGCCACCCGAACTATTTCTTCGAGTGGCTGATCTGGGTCGCGTTCTTCATCTTTGCCCTCGCTTCCCCCTGGGGCTGGCTGGCCGTGATCGGCCCGGCCAGCATCCTCTACCTCCTGCTGCGCGTGACCGGTATCCCGCTCACCGAGGAGCAGGCCGTCCGCTCCAAGGGCGACGCCTACCGCCGCTACCAGCAGACGACGAGCGCCTTCATCCCCTGGTTTCCCAAATCATCCACCGCGAAGGACGTGTAGTTGCGCGCCAGCCCCGTCCCTCGCGGCGCGGCCCCACCCTCGCAGTCAAATTTCCCATGATCGATCTGCTGCTCAAAAAAAACCTCCTGCCCGACTGGCTCATCCGCGTCGGCATCCGCCGGCTGTTGCGCCAGCGCCTGCAGGAAATCGACCACCCGTCGCCCGACCTGCAGGTGGCCCAATTTGCTGAATCGCTACGCTCCCTGCCGATCGCGATCAATACGGCCGAGTCCAAGGAACAGCATTACGAGGTCCCGACGCGATTCTACCAACTTTGCCTGGGCCCGCGCCTGAAGTACTCCTCCTGCTACTACGAGCGGGGCGACGAGACCCTCGCCATCGCCGAGGAACGCATGCTCGCCTTGACCTGCGAGCGCGCGCGGCTCGCCGACGGCCTCGACATCCTCGAACTCGGCTGCGGCTGGGGTTCGCTCACCCTCTGGATGGCGGAGCGTTATCCCCGCGCCCGCATCACCGGCGTCTCGCACTCCCGCACGCAGCGCGAGCACATCCTCGGCGAGGCCCGGCGCCGCGGCCTGGCCAACGTCCAGATCCTGACCTGTGACATGAACGACTTCGCCCCGGCCGCCGCCGCCTACGACCGCGTGGTTTCGGTCGAGATGTTCGAGCACATGAAGAACTGGCCGCGCCTGATGGCGACCGTCGCCCACGCGCTCCGCGCCGAGGGGTTGTTCTTCGCCCACGTCTTCACCCACGCCCGCTTCGCCTACCACTTCGAGGTGCGCGACGAGTCGGACTGGATGAGCCGCTACTTTTTCACCGGCGGCATGATGCCGGCCCACGGGCTCTTTCCCTGCTTTCAGGACGACCTCAAGCTCGTCTCCGACTGGAAGGTCAACGGCCAGCACTACGCCCAGACCGCCGAGCACTGGCTGCAGAACATGGACGCCCACCGCGCCGAGATCATGCCGCTCTTCGCCGAGACCTACGGCGCCGCGCACGCCCGCCAGTGGTGGGCCTACTGGCGCGTCTTCTACCTCGCCTGCGCCGAGCTCTGGTGGTTCCGCTCGGGCGACGAATGGCTCGTCAGCCACTACCTGTTCCGCAAACCGTGAACCGGCTCACCACCCTGCTCCTACTGTTGGCCCTCGGCGTGACCCTGGGCGCCGCCTCCGCCGGCACTCCGCTTGATGAGGCCTTGGCCGCCGAGGCGCGGCTGGATTCAGCGCGCGCCCTGACTCTGTTCCAGCAGGCCGCCGCCGGGCAGCCGGACGACGCCTTCCTCCTCTACAAGATCGCCAAGCAGTACTCGGACCAGGTGCCAGACCAGACGACGGACGAGGCAAAAATCGACTACGCCCGCCGCGCCCTCGGCTATGCGCAGCGCGCCTTTGCCTTGGAGCCGACCAACGCCGTCTACGCCCTCTCGCTCGCGATCTGTCACGGCCACCTCGCCGCCAGCAGCGACGTGCGCACGCGGGTGGAAATGTCGCGCCTGATCAAGGAGGATGCCGAGCGCGCCCTCCGCCTCGACCCGGACTACGCCTGGGCCCATCACGTGCTCGGCCGCTGGCACTACGAGATCGCCTCGCTCGGTCCGACCGCCCGGTTCTTCGCCCGGCTGTTCTACGGCGGCATCCCGACCGCCTCGGTGGACGAGGGCATCATCCATCTCCGTCGGGCCACCGCCCTCGAGCCCACCGAACTCAACCATTGGATCTACCTGGGCTTTGCCTACGCCGCCGCCGATCGGACGGCCGAGTCTCGGGCCGCCTGGGAACGCGGCCTCGCCCTGCCTGACCGCAGCAAGCACGACGGGGTCGCGAAGCGCCGCGCGCGCGAGGCCCTGGCCCGGGGCTAGACTCCCGGTCCGCCGGCGCCGGCTCACACCAACACGAGCACGATGGCCGCCAGCATCAGGCCACCCCCGACCAGCCGGAGGCGCAACACCCGCGGGTCCAGGTGCTGCTCCTGGCTGTGAAACCAGTGACCGATGGCCCAGACGACGAGCACGCTGACCAGTCCGCGCGCGCTATAAACAATGTTCACGGCGGTGGCGCCGCCCCAAATGCCGATGGCCAGCACGATGCCGGCGTTGTTCAAGGCCATCAGGACTGAACCCACCCCGACCCACCGCCACGACGAACCGTTCATCGCGCGCAAGGGCGCGCTGAAAAAGGGAATCAGAGCCAGCGAGTAGACACCTACCCAGCCAAACATCGCCGGGGCAAACGCGGCTGCCCCCCACGCGGGCGCCCACTTCTGGATGAACACGTCGCCCAGGCCGTAAAACGACGCGCTCAGCCAGGCGAGCAGCACCGTCCGTCCGATCATCCGCGGGACGACCGTCCCCTTGCCCAGATGCAGCAACAGCACGGCGGCCGTGCTCAGCCCGGCCCCGACCCACCAGCGCCAGGGCATGTCCCCGGCGTTGAACAGGACCGTGAAGAGCGCCACCATGAGCACCTTGGTCCCCATGACTGGCGTCGTGACCGTCACATCCCCATGCTTGAGGGCCAGAAAGATGCTCGCCTGACCGAGCAGGAAAAACGCGGCCGCCAGCGCCGGCTGCCAATAGAGCTCCAGCGCGACCACCGGACGCCCGGCCGCCAGCCAAAAAGGCAGGAAAGCCAGGCCCGCCGTCCAGTTCGCCACGAAAGTCGTGCGCCAGACCCCCACACCGAGCTCGGCCGCCCGCTTGAAGGCGAGTGCCGCCAGCACGTAGGTGAAGGCGCACGCCAGCGGGATCAGCAGGTGCCAGGAGAAGGACATCGCCCAGCAGGGAGCCGCACCTGGCCACGCGGCTCAAATCTAATCCGGCCGCCTCGGCGGTCAGAGCGCCTTCTGCACCAGCTCCTCGTACTTGTCGTGCGCCCAGGCGCCGCTCTTCTGGTGGATGATCCGGCCGTCACGACCGATCAGGAACGTGGTGGGAATGGAATTGAAACCCCCGAACGCGTCCACGGCTTCGTTGTCACCCATGACGATGGTGTAATCCATGCCGCGCGCCTCGACGAATTTCTTCACGTGGGCCGGGCCCTTCTGGTCGAGCGACACCCCGACGATCACGAGGCCGTCCTTGCCGTATTTCTTCTGCAACGCGATGTAGCCCGGGATCTCCTGGATGCAGGGGCCGCACCACGTGGCCCAGAAGTCCACGACGACCACCTTGCCCTTGAGGGCCGCGAGGCTGACCTCGGCGCCGGCGAGATCCTTGAACACGAGCGCCGGGGCGGCCTGGCCGGTCAGGGTGCCCTGGGCCAGGGCGGCGGCGGGCAGCAGCCCGAGGCAAAGGATCACGCAGAGGGAGCGGAGGAGTGTTTTCATGGGATCAAAATAGGAGGCACGAAGCGGACGTTTGTTCCCGCCTGGCGTGACCTGGTCGCCCGCGGGCGCTCAGGCCTTGGTGGCGGCCTCGGCGGCCGCGCCCTCGGTGGCGAGCATCTCGACGAACTTCCGCATCGCGGGCGTGAGCACGCGGCCCTTGCGGTGGAGGATCGCGAGCGGGCGGGTGAACTCCTTGCCCTTGAACGGCACGATCGCGAGCGTGCCCTGCCGCAGCTCCTGCTGCACCGTGGCCTGCGGGACGATGGCGATGCCGTGGTCGATCTCCACCGCGCGCTTCACCGTCTCAATGTTGTCGAATTCCATCACCGGGGTGATCTCCAGCTTGTTGTCCCGGAAAATCGTGTCCACCGCCTTGCGGGTCGGGATGTCGGGGTCGAAGCCGATGAATTTCTGGCCGGCGAGCGTCTTGAGGTCGACCTCCGTGCCCTTGGCGAGCGCGTGGTTGGGG is from Lacunisphaera limnophila and encodes:
- a CDS encoding SAM-dependent methyltransferase; the protein is MSSTASTASASLSARPVSFAERAVLASFAALPLGRLQLDLPDGSVRIFGDPALATADLAPHVTNHASLRVRRPAFFKKCLLHGDIGFAESFIDGDWETPDLTAVVAWFVLNHRQAPTLSGSHHARSLVLNFLRFADRLGHLLRPNDRATARRNIAEHYDLSNDFFALWLDESMMYSAARWERADATLREAQDAKNDALCRHLRLQPTDHVLEIGTGWGGWSIHAASRYGCRVTTVTISRQQHDLAVKRIAAAGLADRIEVRMQDYRDITGAFDKIVSIEMLEAVGHQYLPDYAAACHRLLKPDGLLALQFITVPDHRYAALRSGVDFIQKHIFPGSLLLSVNRLNSLLSEKGGFVLHAFDDFGSDYAQTLRAWRASFAAKLDQVRALGFDERFIRKWHYYLCYCEAAFALRHISVVHTLHSRANNLALSSRA
- a CDS encoding DUF1475 family protein, translating into MIWFLRLLFVVVIGSMLWVTSWASLHQPLGDFARSATFRDPWVIATLFDAYWAFITFYVWIAWKEQSLAARVLWFVAVILLGNLAMAAYMLRELCPGPADGRLTDIFTRRNPGTLLLPGLLTAAAVGVYLLA
- a CDS encoding DUF2062 domain-containing protein, whose product is MTTAAPARSFWQRRVRDPLLALFTQGITPDKVAATLAVGTACSLFPFLGFTAALNLAVGLRLRMNQPIMQVLNQLLGPLHLVMIVVYVRLGEWLWHAQDERFTLTEMLRVFREETFVSFLQRFGWTGVHAFSAWALTAPLLVAVLYYALRPPLRRLASSTRAQA
- a CDS encoding DUF1295 domain-containing protein codes for the protein MAPLPLLFLALAGLCALFALLWLVCRRLDNYGFVDVAWSYAFAVLAVFYAWFGPGWYLRRFTLAAMALLWSLRLGTHLLKRVAAHHPVEDGRYLQLRKDWAGNFGPKMFGFFQLQAASVVLLGAAFLLPVFNPAPRFHLLEIIGVCLWFAALYGEAMADAQLAGFKRNAANKGQVCAVGLWRFSRHPNYFFEWLIWVAFFIFALASPWGWLAVIGPASILYLLLRVTGIPLTEEQAVRSKGDAYRRYQQTTSAFIPWFPKSSTAKDV
- a CDS encoding SAM-dependent methyltransferase, encoding MIDLLLKKNLLPDWLIRVGIRRLLRQRLQEIDHPSPDLQVAQFAESLRSLPIAINTAESKEQHYEVPTRFYQLCLGPRLKYSSCYYERGDETLAIAEERMLALTCERARLADGLDILELGCGWGSLTLWMAERYPRARITGVSHSRTQREHILGEARRRGLANVQILTCDMNDFAPAAAAYDRVVSVEMFEHMKNWPRLMATVAHALRAEGLFFAHVFTHARFAYHFEVRDESDWMSRYFFTGGMMPAHGLFPCFQDDLKLVSDWKVNGQHYAQTAEHWLQNMDAHRAEIMPLFAETYGAAHARQWWAYWRVFYLACAELWWFRSGDEWLVSHYLFRKP
- a CDS encoding DMT family transporter, whose protein sequence is MSFSWHLLIPLACAFTYVLAALAFKRAAELGVGVWRTTFVANWTAGLAFLPFWLAAGRPVVALELYWQPALAAAFFLLGQASIFLALKHGDVTVTTPVMGTKVLMVALFTVLFNAGDMPWRWWVGAGLSTAAVLLLHLGKGTVVPRMIGRTVLLAWLSASFYGLGDVFIQKWAPAWGAAAFAPAMFGWVGVYSLALIPFFSAPLRAMNGSSWRWVGVGSVLMALNNAGIVLAIGIWGGATAVNIVYSARGLVSVLVVWAIGHWFHSQEQHLDPRVLRLRLVGGGLMLAAIVLVLV
- a CDS encoding TlpA family protein disulfide reductase; the encoded protein is MKTLLRSLCVILCLGLLPAAALAQGTLTGQAAPALVFKDLAGAEVSLAALKGKVVVVDFWATWCGPCIQEIPGYIALQKKYGKDGLVIVGVSLDQKGPAHVKKFVEARGMDYTIVMGDNEAVDAFGGFNSIPTTFLIGRDGRIIHQKSGAWAHDKYEELVQKAL